The following proteins are encoded in a genomic region of Corylus avellana chromosome ca4, CavTom2PMs-1.0:
- the LOC132178636 gene encoding uncharacterized protein LOC132178636: MNLVRRHALSLFGRPSQTIEWHSAVQQQQLQQWRGIRVKVRNGNLEQALGWMKQRMTSSGMERLIKSQPTRHIKNSEKRVLARKNLERKIRSQDLARKLKSILVKKVRGL, translated from the exons ATGAACTTAGTGAGAAGGCATGCGTTGAGCCTCTTCGGGCGGCCGAGTCAGACAATTGAGTGGCACAGTGCGGTGCAGCAGCAGCAGTTACAACAGTGGAGGGGGATACGGGTGAAGGTCCGGAACGGGAACTTGGAGCAGGCGCTGGGGTGGATGAAGCAGAGGATGACCTCGAGCGGGATGGAGCGGCTGATAAAGAGCCAGCCAACCCGCCACATCAAGAACTCCGAGAAGCGTGTCTTGGCCCGCAAGAACCTCGAACGCAAGATTCGGTCGCAAGACCTTGCTCGCAAGCTCAAATCCATTCTCGTCAAGAAAGTCAG GGGTCTATGA
- the LOC132179420 gene encoding coilin isoform X2, with protein MESVRVRLEFKRRGVLAESQLTEGLRRTWLLLKPEIECISDLAAYLLHTFNLQESCPNGLVLSMDGFVLPPFESTCILKDKDIICVRRKGDTAVDTIKAGEGLDSLGEKENAEKQLVLKGVKLLANEEFEKECGEYADDVQECTVSRKRKASEKLLSSKRKKNKVVTTHKCLVVTEDDQNDVHVKENGGLHHRRVSPKKSVRKHKSSKLSSERDELSALESDEISNDTTKSTPHAKRFCQLQENGEESVDVSHKPGETKKIPSRSARRKKAKRRWLREQVKVEKKKLLQGHTLKKDDEQSPVKGNQKVFEEHQQPDENSDEEDDIVPVVIKPGHIRFERLGKDRAIQQNQIPTENLQWHGITSKKKGQKWGIEKVASYKRNEWTSLNQESSEMLATEIETIANNPIDFDKLTPYTSVPKKGDVVAYRLIELSSSWTPELSAFRVGKISHYDPVSNRIKLVTVPEYPIDFEKIAEEQSAAQADTSLYGEDGSLKINYSSLLHIRIVKHGNLDSSAKPVTGGVNEVPVDNGTALSGFSISNNNKETPAPARENGEVNAWDEISEALNAKKSQLSQEDGWSKEESSGKREWSYRAMRGSALGPTMALLRAQNEL; from the exons ATGGAGAGCGTGAGGGTTCGTTTGGAGTTCAAGCGCAGAGGCGTTCTGGCCGAATCACAGTTGACGGAGGGACTTAGGCGAACCTGGCTTCTCCTCAAACCGGAAATTGAGTGCATCTCCGACCTCGCCGCCTATCTCCTTCACACCTTCAACCTCCAAGAATCTTGCCCTAATGGCCTCGTCCTATCC ATGGATGGCTTTGTGTTACCGCCTTTCGAGTCAACGTGTATTTTAAAGGATAAAGATATCATTTG TGTGAGAAGGAAAGGGGACACAGCGGTTGATACTATCAAGGCAGGTGAAGGGTTGGATTCTCttggggaaaaagaaaatgcgGAGAAGCAACTTGTGCTTAAAGGTGTGAAGCTTTTGGCAAATGAGGAGTTTGAAAAGGAATGTGGTGAATATGCTGATGATGTACAGGAATGCACGGTTTCCAGGAAAAGAAAGGCATCAGAGAAGCTTCTGAGCTCAAA gaggaagaaaaataagGTTGTTACTACTCACAAATGTCTAGTTGTTACTGAAGATGATCAGAACGATGTCCACGTAAAGGAGAATGGAGGCCTTCATCATCGTAGAGTTTCCCCCAAAAAGAGTGTCAGGAAGCACAAGTCATCCAAATTATCAAGTGAACGGGATGAGTTGAGTGCTCTGGAAAGTGATGAAATAAGTAATGACACCACTAAATCTACACCCCATGCGAAGAG GTTTTGCCAACTTCAAGAAAATGGCGAAGAAAGTGTTGATGTATCTCATAAGCCTGGTGAAACTAAAAAG ATCCCTAGTAGAAGTGCTCGACGTAAAAAGGCAAAAAGGCGATGGTTGAGGGAACAAGTCAAAGTTGAGAAGAAAAAG CTACTTCAGGGGCACACACTCAAAAAAGATGATGAGCAGTCACCTGTCAAAGGTAATCAGAAGGTTTTTGAAGAACATCAACAACCTGATGAAAATAGTGATGAAGAGGATGACATTGTCCCTGTAGTAATTAAGCCAGGACACATTCGCTTTGAGCGCCTTGGTAAAG ATAGGGCCATCCAGCAAAATCAAATTCCTACG GAGAATTTGCAGTGGCATGGAATAACCAGCAAAAAGAAGGGTCAAAAATGGGGTATTGAGAAAGTTGCTTCTTACAAAAGGAATGAGTGGACGAGTTTAAATCAAGAGAGTTCTGAAATGCTGGCTACTGAAATAGAGACAATTGCAAACAATCCCATAGACTTTGATAAGCTTACACCTTATACTAGCGTTCCTAAG AAAGGTGACGTAGTAGCATATCGTTTGATTGAGTTATCATCATCATGGACCCCAGAGCTTTCCGCCTTCCGA GTAGGAAAAATATCACACTATGACCCTGTATCCAATAGGATTAAGCTGGTAACAGTTCCAGAATATCCtattgattttgagaagataGCTGAGGAGCAATCTGCAGCACAAGCCGATACATCCCTTTATGGGGAAGATGGGTCTTTAAAG ATAAATTATTCGTCACTTCTTCATATCCGCATTGTCAAACATGGCAACTTGGATTCTTCAGCAAAACCAGTCACCGGTGGGGTTAATGAAGTTCCTGTGGATAATGGAACTGCCTTATCAGGTTTCAGCATCAGCAATAACAATAAAGAGACCCCTGCCCCTGCACGAG AAAATGGAGAAGTAAATGCGTGGGATGAAATCAGCGAGGctttgaatgcaaagaagtcccAGCTCTCTCAGGAGGATGGCTGGAGTAAGGAAGAGAGTTCAGGCAAGAGGGAGTGGTCGTATAGGGCAATGAGAGGCAGTGCACTGGGTCCAACAATGGCACTTCTAAGAGCACAAAATGAACTATGA
- the LOC132179420 gene encoding coilin isoform X1: MESVRVRLEFKRRGVLAESQLTEGLRRTWLLLKPEIECISDLAAYLLHTFNLQESCPNGLVLSMDGFVLPPFESTCILKDKDIICVRRKGDTAVDTIKAGEGLDSLGEKENAEKQLVLKGVKLLANEEFEKECGEYADDVQECTVSRKRKASEKLLSSKRKKNKVVTTHKCLVVTEDDQNDVHVKENGGLHHRRVSPKKSVRKHKSSKLSSERDELSALESDEISNDTTKSTPHAKRFCQLQENGEESVDVSHKPGETKKIPSRSARRKKAKRRWLREQVKVEKKKLLQGHTLKKDDEQSPVKGNQKVFEEHQQPDENSDEEDDIVPVVIKPGHIRFERLGKVDADRAIQQNQIPTENLQWHGITSKKKGQKWGIEKVASYKRNEWTSLNQESSEMLATEIETIANNPIDFDKLTPYTSVPKKGDVVAYRLIELSSSWTPELSAFRVGKISHYDPVSNRIKLVTVPEYPIDFEKIAEEQSAAQADTSLYGEDGSLKINYSSLLHIRIVKHGNLDSSAKPVTGGVNEVPVDNGTALSGFSISNNNKETPAPARENGEVNAWDEISEALNAKKSQLSQEDGWSKEESSGKREWSYRAMRGSALGPTMALLRAQNEL; the protein is encoded by the exons ATGGAGAGCGTGAGGGTTCGTTTGGAGTTCAAGCGCAGAGGCGTTCTGGCCGAATCACAGTTGACGGAGGGACTTAGGCGAACCTGGCTTCTCCTCAAACCGGAAATTGAGTGCATCTCCGACCTCGCCGCCTATCTCCTTCACACCTTCAACCTCCAAGAATCTTGCCCTAATGGCCTCGTCCTATCC ATGGATGGCTTTGTGTTACCGCCTTTCGAGTCAACGTGTATTTTAAAGGATAAAGATATCATTTG TGTGAGAAGGAAAGGGGACACAGCGGTTGATACTATCAAGGCAGGTGAAGGGTTGGATTCTCttggggaaaaagaaaatgcgGAGAAGCAACTTGTGCTTAAAGGTGTGAAGCTTTTGGCAAATGAGGAGTTTGAAAAGGAATGTGGTGAATATGCTGATGATGTACAGGAATGCACGGTTTCCAGGAAAAGAAAGGCATCAGAGAAGCTTCTGAGCTCAAA gaggaagaaaaataagGTTGTTACTACTCACAAATGTCTAGTTGTTACTGAAGATGATCAGAACGATGTCCACGTAAAGGAGAATGGAGGCCTTCATCATCGTAGAGTTTCCCCCAAAAAGAGTGTCAGGAAGCACAAGTCATCCAAATTATCAAGTGAACGGGATGAGTTGAGTGCTCTGGAAAGTGATGAAATAAGTAATGACACCACTAAATCTACACCCCATGCGAAGAG GTTTTGCCAACTTCAAGAAAATGGCGAAGAAAGTGTTGATGTATCTCATAAGCCTGGTGAAACTAAAAAG ATCCCTAGTAGAAGTGCTCGACGTAAAAAGGCAAAAAGGCGATGGTTGAGGGAACAAGTCAAAGTTGAGAAGAAAAAG CTACTTCAGGGGCACACACTCAAAAAAGATGATGAGCAGTCACCTGTCAAAGGTAATCAGAAGGTTTTTGAAGAACATCAACAACCTGATGAAAATAGTGATGAAGAGGATGACATTGTCCCTGTAGTAATTAAGCCAGGACACATTCGCTTTGAGCGCCTTGGTAAAG TGGATGCAGATAGGGCCATCCAGCAAAATCAAATTCCTACG GAGAATTTGCAGTGGCATGGAATAACCAGCAAAAAGAAGGGTCAAAAATGGGGTATTGAGAAAGTTGCTTCTTACAAAAGGAATGAGTGGACGAGTTTAAATCAAGAGAGTTCTGAAATGCTGGCTACTGAAATAGAGACAATTGCAAACAATCCCATAGACTTTGATAAGCTTACACCTTATACTAGCGTTCCTAAG AAAGGTGACGTAGTAGCATATCGTTTGATTGAGTTATCATCATCATGGACCCCAGAGCTTTCCGCCTTCCGA GTAGGAAAAATATCACACTATGACCCTGTATCCAATAGGATTAAGCTGGTAACAGTTCCAGAATATCCtattgattttgagaagataGCTGAGGAGCAATCTGCAGCACAAGCCGATACATCCCTTTATGGGGAAGATGGGTCTTTAAAG ATAAATTATTCGTCACTTCTTCATATCCGCATTGTCAAACATGGCAACTTGGATTCTTCAGCAAAACCAGTCACCGGTGGGGTTAATGAAGTTCCTGTGGATAATGGAACTGCCTTATCAGGTTTCAGCATCAGCAATAACAATAAAGAGACCCCTGCCCCTGCACGAG AAAATGGAGAAGTAAATGCGTGGGATGAAATCAGCGAGGctttgaatgcaaagaagtcccAGCTCTCTCAGGAGGATGGCTGGAGTAAGGAAGAGAGTTCAGGCAAGAGGGAGTGGTCGTATAGGGCAATGAGAGGCAGTGCACTGGGTCCAACAATGGCACTTCTAAGAGCACAAAATGAACTATGA
- the LOC132177327 gene encoding protein-tyrosine-phosphatase MKP1-like, translating into MLGEDKDPVAGGAGTRKTYFRSVSWAGRSPSKPYQNLNPNPRPQPNNKVRSCLPPLQPLSITRRNVEEWPKAGSDDLGIWPNPPQTPRGGEVKPLENSNSEQPVREFQFKRDKLAFFDKECSRIADHIYLGSDAVAKNREILRQNGITHVLNCVGFVSPEYFKSDLVYKTLWLQDSPSEDITSILYDVFDYFEDVREQGGRVLVHCCQGVSRSTSLVIAYLMWREGQDFDEAFQYVKAARGVTNPNMGFACQLLQCQKRVHAVPASPSSVIRMYRMAPHSSYDPLHLVPKMLSHPSAQALDSRGAFVVHVPSAIYVWTGKNCNSALSKNAKAAALQVIRYERALGPIVSIKEGEEPSEFWDALASGPLSADGCEKMEVKKEDNLSYQKDPDAAENRVEVSERKVDDYDLDFEIFHKALAGGVVPPFSVSNTGSETCLPARENGWGRLRRKLANGIMKELVTFSKLNNDSTLSNDESNMIIDTQKEAEDPVCLIELSSPQSPSTHPCGSPDSFDCFPNSSPDRMRETSKEVEHSVTLTYPSMLPTPCGSPDSFSCSVTLTDPFFSPTPTGGSPDSFSCFPCSSPKFSSKSPTLSPSTSEYSSSFTFSPSSSNWSDLSYLSSQQPSPSGWESTELFAHKNTSLADNSCLLHKETALPAEQFSGNRSLKVANASFPCKGTSPSIAERRGSNPPPRMFLPSVDESSQVPKNLVRSWSFSLPDLEDDVMKDVDCNQFEHEDNREELIFDTGFESRSKIEDKKEDDNEFHPLSGDLVDWVAGLKTPVLFQWPSMNKVEMHPFCILDSRSVYILLAPDMNLGTNKSGILFVWLGSEFSDEKWHSQVIGTDGKCANSHPHWEAVGRNLLNRMDLPIDAPVQIIREGEEPEQFLKHLSCLSFHKTEDSSHS; encoded by the exons ATGTTAGGAGAAGATAAAGACCCTGTTGCCGGTGGTGCTGGTACCCGGAAAACTTATTTCAGGTCGGTTTCATGGGCCGGCCGGTCTCCGTCTAAGCCTTACCAAAACCTTAACCCAAACCCGAGACCACAACCAAATAATAAAGTGCGGTCGTGCTTGCCACCACTTCAGCCTCTTTCTATCACCCGGCGGAATGTCGAGGAGTGGCCCAAGGCGGGTTCTGATGATCTTGGCATATGGCCTAATCCACCCCAAACACCAAGAGGGGGGGAAGTTAAACCCCTTGAGAATTCTAATTCAGAACAACCTGTGAGAGAATTCCAGTTTAAGAGGGATAAGCTCGCATTTTTCGATAAGGAATGCTCAAGAATTGCTGATCATATATACTTAGGAAGCGATGCTGTGGCAAAGAACCGTGAAATTTTGAGGCAGAATGGAATCACCCATGTGCTGAACTGTGTTGGGTTTGTTTCTCCCGAGTATTTCAAGAGTGATCTTGTGTACAAGACACTTTGGTTGCAAGACAGCCCATCGGAGGATATTACTAGTATCCTCTATGACGTGTTTGATTACTTTGAAGATGTTCGAGAGCAAGGTGGGCGGGTTCTTGTGCATTGTTGCCAGGGAGTGTCACGATCGACATCTCTGGTTATTGCATACCTCATGTGGAGGGAGGGGCAGGACTTCGATGAGGCCTTTCAATATGTGAAGGCAGCACGAGGAGTGACTAACCCAAATATGGGTTTTGCTTGCCAACTTCTGCAGTGCCAGAAGCGAGTACATGCTGTGCCTGCAAGCCCAAGTTCTGTGATTAGGATGTATCGGATGGCCCCTCACTCATCATACGATCCTCTTCATCTTGTACCAAAAATGTTAAGCCATCCGAGTGCACAAGCACTTGACTCTCGTGGAGCATTTGTTGTGCATGTTCCTTCTGCTATATATGTGTGGACTGGGAAAAACTGCAACTCCGCTTTGTCAAAGAATGCAAAGGCTGCTGCCCTTCAGGTAATTCGATATGAAAGGGCTCTGGGACCGATTGTGAGTATCAAGGAAGGTGAAGAGCCATCAGAATTTTGGGATGCCCTTGCCAGTGGGCCACTCTCAGCGGATGGTTGTGAGAAAATGGAGGTCAAAAAGGAAGATAACTTGTCTTACCAAAAGGATCCAGATGCTGCAGAAAATCGAGTTGAGGTTAGTGAAAGGAAGGTTGATGATTATGAtttggattttgaaatttttcacaaggCACTTGCCGGTGGGGTTGTTCCACCTTTTTCGGTATCAAATACTGGATCGGAAACTTGTCTTCCTGCCAGAGAAAATGGGTGGGGGAGACTACGACGGAAGCTTGCTAATGGTATTATGAAAGAATTGGTCACCTTCTCCAAACTGAACAATGACAGTACTCTATCCAATGATGAATCAAATATGATTATAGATACACAGAAAGAAGCAGAGGACCCCGTTTGTCTGATTGAACTTTCATCGCCACAGTCACCATCCACCCATCCATGCGGTTCACCGGATTCCTTTGATTGTTTCCCAAATAGCAGCCCAGATAGGATGAGGGAGACTTCTAAAGAAGTGGAACACTCTGTTACTCTTACTTATCCCTCCATGTTACCAACACCTTGTGGTTCGCCAGATTCATTTTCTTGTTCTGTGACTCTTACTGATCCTTTCTTTTCACCCACACCTACCGGTGGTTCGCCAgattctttttcttgttttccatgCAGCAGCCCAAAGTTCAGCTCCAAGTCCCCAACACTCTCACCTTCAACATCTGAGTACTCCAGTTCATTTACCTTTTCACCATCATCTTCTAATTGGTCTGACTTGTCATACTTGTCTTCACAGCAGCCTTCGCCTTCTGGCTGGGAATCTACAGAACTATTTGCTCATAAGAATACTTCTTTGGCAGACAATTCCTGTTTACTTCACAAAGAGACTGCTCTGCCTGCAGAGCAGTTTTCTGGTAATCGTTCATTGAAAGTGGCAAATGCTTCTTTTCCATGCAAGGGAACTTCCCCCTCTATTGCGGAGCGCAGAGGGAGTAATCCCCCACCTCGAATGTTCTTACCCTCAGTTGATGAGTCGTCTCAAGTCCCGAAGAATCTGGTAAGATCATGGTCTTTCTCGCTACCTGACTTAGAGGATGATGTGATGAAGGATGTTGATTGCAACCAATTCGAGCATGAAGACAATAGAGAAGAGCTTATATTTGATACTGGATTTGAATCACGTAGTAAGATTGAAGATAAGAAAGAGGATGATAATGAATTTCATCCTCTGTCAGGTGATTTGGTTGACTGGGTCGCAGGATTGAAGACCCCAGTTTTGTTCCAGTGGCCTTCTATGAATAAAGTGGAGATGCATCCCTTTTGTATTCTTGATTCTAGATCGGTATACATTTTGTTGGCTCCAGATATGAATTTGGGCACCAATAAAAGTGGAATCTTATTTGTCTGGTTGGGGAGTGAATTCTCGGATGAGAAATGGCATAGTCAAGTGATCGGCACTGATGGCAAATGTGCTAATAGCCATCCTCACTGGGAAGCAGTTGGCCGCAACTTGCTTAATCGAATGGATTTACCAATCGATGCCCCTGTACAG ATAATAAGAGAAGGTGAAGAGCCAGAGCAGTTTCTAAAACATCTCAGCTGCTTATCATTTCATAAGACAGAGGACAGCAGTCACAGTTGA
- the LOC132179410 gene encoding pentatricopeptide repeat-containing protein At1g13040, mitochondrial-like, translating into MYHSLGAHRLIYRARIAYFVKAGLIDQAIQVFEEMSQSNCRIFSIDYNRFVGVLVRESRFDLAEHYYHKMIPQGFSLIPFTYSRFISGLCKVKNFSLIEQLLEDIVRLGYVPDIWAFNIYLNLLCHENGIELALQVFYRMVEKGREADVVTYTILIDGLCKARRFDAAVEMWRDMIDKGISPDNKACTSLVIGLCDGGKVDLAYELTIGTMKGRVEFSNLIYNALISGFCRAGRIDKAQAIKLFMRRNGCEPDLVTYNVLLNYCCDELMLEEAEKLMKKMERSGMEPDVYSYNQFLKGLCKANQPDNAYWLMVNKMEAKGLCDVVSYNTIIRAFCKVCRTRRAYKLYEEMGRKGIAPDMVTFTILIKAFLSEGSSDIAKKLLDQMTGMGLLPDRIFYTTIVDHLCKTGKIGMAHSVFCDMVEKGIAPDVVSYNALINGLCKASRVSEAMHLYEEMQMRGSYPDEVTFKLIIGGLIREKKLSLACSIWDQMMEKGFTLDGVVSETLINAIHSRDAT; encoded by the coding sequence ATGTATCACAGTCTTGGCGCACACCGCCTCATTTACCGAGCTCGAATCGCATACTTTGTCAAAGCTGGTCTCATCGACCAAGCCATCCAAGTGTTCGAAGAAATGTCTCAATCAAATTGCCGCATATTCAGCATCGACTACAACCGTTTCGTCGGCGTATTGGTCCGTGAGTCTCGCTTCGACTTGGCCGAGCACTACTACCACAAAATGATCCCCCAGGGATTCTCTCTAATCCCATTCACATACTCAAGGTTCATTTCTGGGTTGTGCAAAGTCAAGAACTTTAGTCTCATTGAGCAGCTCCTAGAAGACATTGTTAGGCTTGGTTATGTCCCTGACATTTGGgcctttaatatatatttgaatctTTTGTGTCACGAAAATGGTATAGAATTGGCTTTGCAAGTGTTTTATAGAATGGTTGAGAAAGGTAGAGAGGCTGATGTTGTAACATACACTATACTAATTGATGGATTGTGTAAAGCAAGGCGGTTTGATGCCGCAGTTGAAATGTGGCGTGACATGATAGATAAGGGGATTAGTCCGGATAATAAGGCGTGCACATCACTTGTTATTGGGTTGTGTGATGGTGGGAAGGTTGATTTGGCGTATGAGCTTACGATTGGTACAATGAAGGGTCGAGTTGAGTTTAGTAATTTGATTTACAATGCATTGATTAGTGGGTTTTGTAGAGCGGGTAGGATTGATAAGGCACAAGCAATCAAGTTGTTTATGAGGAGAAATGGGTGCGAGCCAGATTTAGTTACATACAATGTGTTATTGAACTATTGTTGTGATGAGCTTATGTTGGAGGAGGCAGAGAAGTTGATGAAAAAGATGGAGAGGAGTGGGATGGAACCGGATGTGTACAGTTACAACCAATTTTTAAAGGGCCTTTGTAAAGCAAACCAGCCGGATAATGCTTATTGGTTGATGGTGAACAAGATGGAGGCAAAGGGTTTGTGTGATGTTGTATCATATAATACGATCATCAGAGCTTTTTGCAAGGTGTGCCGGACAAGAAGGGCTTACAAGCTATATGAGGAAATGGGACGGAAAGGGATTGCACCAGATATGGTGACATTCACGATTCTTATTAAAGCTTTTCTTAGTGAAGGTAGTTCCGATATAGCAAAGAAACTTCTTGATCAGATGACGGGCATGGGTCTGTTGCCTGATCGTATATTTTATACTACAATAGTTGATCACCTATGTAAGACTGGGAAGATTGGGATGGCTCATAGTGTTTTTTGCGACATGGTGGAGAAGGGAATTGCCCCTGACGTAGTTTCATACAATGCCCTCATTAATGGGCTTTGCAAAGCTTCTAGAGTAAGTGAAGCCATGCATTTATACGAGGAAATGCAGATGAGAGGATCCTATCCTGATGAAGTAACTTTCAAGTTGATAATTGGAGGGCTTATACGAGAAAAGAAGCTTTCATTGGCTTGTAGCATATGGGATCAAATGATGGAGAAAGGCTTTACTCTTGACGGAGTAGTTTCAGAGACACTAATAAATGCCATCCATTCAAGAGATGCCACTTGA
- the LOC132176882 gene encoding NDR1/HIN1-like protein 13 has translation MYQQRETNPYQPETNPHFLGPLQPERRQDHHPQPTSPPLHQPRHGSNPYQPETNSHFLKPLQPERRQDHHFQPASPPVQQPRHQSQRKQRAKPVLVPQHKSKPPYQDQQIPPPKSKPLPQDQLQPTHQQVQGRHSQSFDGREPHDLQHHENHQPHGLLQPRKQPTKNAFTWFLAVFCAIFSVVIIVGGIIVLIVYLVYRPRSPQFDVSSATLNAAYLDMGYLLNADVTLLVNFSNPSKRVSVDFIYMYINLYYGSTLISAQYIEPFSAARGESRFANVHMVSSQVRLPLGESRRLQKQMENNGIRFEVRSFLRTRSNFGSLLRYSYWLHGQCTILVTGPPDGVMTRKACKTKH, from the coding sequence ATGTATCAGCAACGTGAAACCAACCCCTATCAACCTGAAACCAATCCTCATTTTCTCGGACCATTGCAACCAGAACGGCGTCAAGACCACCATCCCCAGCCAACTAGTCCACCACTGCACCAACCTCGGCATGGCTCCAACCCCTATCAACCTGAAaccaactctcattttctcAAACCATTGCAACCAGAACGGCGTCAAGACCACCATTTCCAGCCAGCTAGTCCACCAGTGCAACAACCTCGGCACCAAAGCCAACGCAAACAACGTGCCAAGCCGGTGCTAGTCCCTCAACATAAGTCAAAACCACCGTATCAAGACCAACAGATCCCTCCGCCTAAGTCAAAACCACTGCCTCAAGACCAACTTCAGCCTACCCATCAGCAGGTGCAAGGCCGCCATTCCCAGTCATTTGATGGACGGGAGCCACATGATCTGCAGCACCACGAAAACCACCAGCCACATGGCCTGTTGCAGCCACGAAAACAGCCAACCAAAAACGCATTTACGTGGTTTCTTGCAGTCTTCTGTGCAATTTTTTCAGTTGTCATAATAGTAGGGGGTATCATTGTCCTTATAGTCTATCTTGTTTATCGTCCAAGGAGCCCCCAGTTTGATGTTTCTAGTGCGACCTTGAATGCAGCATATCTTGACATGGGGTATCTGCTCAATGCTGATGTTACTCTGCTCGTAAACTTCTCAAATCCAAGCAAGAGAGTGAGCGTGGACTTCATTTACATGTACATAAATCTATACTATGGAAGTACCCTTATTTCTGCCCAATATATTGAGCCCTTCTCTGCTGCAAGGGGTGAGTCCAGGTTTGCAAATGTTCATATGGTGAGTAGTCAGGTGCGGCTTCCACTGGGTGAGAGCCGAAGGCTTCAGAAGCAGATGGAAAACAATGGAATCAGGTTTGAAGTCAGAAGTTTTCTTAGGACACGCTCTAATTTCGGAAGTCTCCTAAGATACTCATATTGGTTGCATGGCCAATGCACTATTCTTGTCACTGGCCCTCCCGATGGGGTTATGACAAGAAAGgcatgcaaaacaaaacactgA
- the LOC132178767 gene encoding serine/threonine-protein kinase AFC2-like yields MEMEYVSEFPLSHMDRRPRKRPRLAWEVPQAQPKAQSGMYCGQDVGNGTSFGPSRVLPDHASLFVKGLTQKGSPPWRDDDKDGHYIFALGDNLTSRYKIHRKIGEGTFGQVLECWDRETREMVAIKVVRSIKKYREAAMIEIDVLKLLGKSDRNGSRCVQIRNWFDYRNHICIVFEMLGPSLYDFLRKNNYRPFPVDLVRELGRQLLECVAFMHDLRLIHTDLKPENILFVSPEFVKVPDYKVTSRSLKEGAYYKRLPKSSAIKVIDFGSTAYEHQDHNYIVSTRHYRAPEVILGLGWSYPCDIWSVGCILVELCSGEALFQTHENFEHLAMMERVFGPLPQHMLKRADRHAEKYVRRGRLDWPEGAASRESIKSVMKLPRLQNLVMQHVDHSAGDLIDLLQGLLRYDPSNRLTARDALRHPFFTRDHYRRFQ; encoded by the exons ATGGAGATGGAATATGTAAGTGAGTTCCCTCTTTCTCACATGGATCGGCGCCCCAGGAAGAGGCCCAGGTTAGCTTGGGAGGTACCTCAAGCCCAACCGAAG GCTCAGTCAGGAATGTATTGTGGGCAAGATGTTGGTAATGGGACAAGCTTTGGACCTTCAAGGGTACTTCCAGATCATGCTAGTCTGTTTGTAAAGGGATTGACTCAAAAAGGCTCCCCCCCGTGGCGTGATGATGACAAAGATGGACATTACATATTTGCACTTGGAGATAATTTGACATCTCGCT ATAAGATCCACAGAAAGATTGGTGAAG GCACCTTCGGTCAGGTTCTTGAATGCTGGGATAGAGAAACAAGGGAGATGGTTGCCATAAAAGTTGTGAGAAGTATTAAGAAGTACCGTGAAGCAGCAATGATAGAAATTGATGTGCTCAAGTTGCTTGGAAAGTCTGACAGAAATGGCAGTCG tTGTGTCCAAATACGGAATTGGTTTGACTATCGTAACCATATATGTATT GTCTTTGAGATGCTTGGACCAAGCTTATACGATTTTCTTCGGAAAAATAATTATCGCCCATTTCCCGTTGATCTTGTCCGTGAGCTTGGCAGACAACTGTTGGAATGTGTGGCAT TCATGCATGATTTGCGCCTCATCCATACTGACTTGAAGCCTGAGAACATACTTTTTGTTTCGCCAGAGTTTGTGAAAGTACCTGACTATAAG GTTACATCCCGGTCACTTAAAGAGGGAGCCTATTATAAGCGGTTGCCAAAATCTAGTGCAATTAAGGTTATTGATTTTGGCAGCACAGCTTATGAGCACCAAGATCACAACTATATTGTCTCTACCAGACATTACCGTGCACCTGAGGTTATTCTTG GACTTGGATGGAGTTATCCATGTGACATATGGAGTGTTGGTTGTATTTTGGTGGAATTATGCTCC GGAGAAGCTTTATTTCAGACACATGAGAACTTTGAGCATCTAGCCATGATGGAAAGGGTTTTTGGCCCATTACCTCAGCACATGTTGAAAAGAGCCGA CCGCCATGCTGAGAAGTATGTCAGAAGGGGTAGGTTGGACTGGCCGGAAGGTGCAGCCTCTCGTGAAAGTATTAAATCTGTTATGAAGCTACCTCGTCTTCAG AATCTAGTGATGCAGCACGTAGATCACTCAGCTGGGGATCTCATAGACCTATTGCAAGGTCTGCTTAGATATGACCCCTCCAACCGACTAACAGCTCGGGACGCCCTAAGGCACCCCTTCTTTACTAGGGATCATTACAGGAGATTTCAGTGA